A window from Gymnogyps californianus isolate 813 chromosome 27, ASM1813914v2, whole genome shotgun sequence encodes these proteins:
- the STK38 gene encoding serine/threonine-protein kinase 38 isoform X1, whose translation MAMTGPTPCSSMSNHTKERVTMTKVTLENFYSNLIAQHEEREMRQKKLEQMMEEEGLKDEEKRIRRSAHAQKETEFLRLKRTRLGLEDFESLKVIGRGAFGEVRLVQKKDTGHVYAMKILRKADMLEKEQVGHIRAERDILVEADSLWVVKMFYSFQDKLNLYLIMEFLPGGDMMTLLMKKDTLTEEETQFYIAETVLAIDSIHQLGFIHRDIKPDNLLLDSKGHVKLSDFGLCTGLKKAHRTEFYRNLNHSLPSDFTFQNMNSKRKAETWKRNRRQLAFSTVGTPDYIAPEVFMQTGYNKLCDWWSLGVIMYEMLIGYPPFCSETPQETYKKVMNWKETLTFPPEVPISDKAKDLILRFCCEWEHRIGASGVEEIKSNPFFEGVDWEHIRERPAAISIEIKSIDDTSNFDEFPESDILKPTVATSNHPETDYKNKDWVFINYTYKRFEGLTARGAIPSYMKAGK comes from the exons ATGGCAATGACAGGCCCAACACCATGCTCGTCCATGAGTAATCACACCAAGGAGCGAGTGACGATGACAAAGGTGACATTAGAAAACTTCTACAGCAATCTCATCGCACAGCATGAAGAGCGAGAGATGAG ACAAAAGAAGCTAGAACAAATGATGGAAGAAGAAGGCTTAAAAGATGAAGAG AAAAGAATCAGGAGGTCAGCACATGCACAAAAGGAAACGGAGTTTCTTCGCCTAAAGAGAACAAGGCTTGGTCTGGAAGACTTTGAGTCTTTGAAAGTAATAGGCAGAGGAGCATTTGGAGAG GTGCGACTTGTCCAGAAGAAAGATACGGGGCATGTTTATGCAATGAAAATACTACGTAAAGCTGATATGCTTGAAAAAGAGCAG GTTGGCCATATTCGTGCAGAGCGGGACATTCTAGTGGAGGCAGACAGTTTGTGGGTTGTGAAGATGTTCTATAGTTTTCAGGACAAGCTAAACCTCTACCTTATCATGGAGTTCCTGCCTGGAG GTGACATGATGACACTGTTGATGAAAAAAGACACTCTAACAGAAGAAGAGACACAGTTCTATATAGCTGAGACCGTGCTAGCCATTGATTCTATTCATCAGCTGGGTTTTATCCATCGGGACATAAAACCAGACAACCTTCTTCTGGATAGCAAG gGCCATGTGAAACTCTCAGATTTTGGTCTATGTACTGGACTAAAGAAAGCCCACAGAACAGAATTCTATAGAAACTTGAACCATAGTCTTCCTAGTGACTTCA CTTTCCAGAACATGAATtccaaaaggaaagcagagactTGGAAGAGAAATAGACGGCAGTTG GCTTTTTCTACTGTGGGTACTCCGGACTACATTGCCCCTGAAGTTTTCATGCAGACGGGATACAACAAGCTTTGTGACTGGTGGTCACTTGGGGTCATCATGTACGAGATGTTGATCG gttaTCCACCATTCTGTTCTGAGACTCCTCAAGAAACATATAAGAAAGTAATGAATTGGAAAGAGACTCTGACATTTCCTCCAGAAGTTCCAATATCTGATAAAGCAAAGGATCTTATTTTAAG ATTTTGCTGTGAATGGGAGCACAGGATTGGTGCATCTGGCGTGGAGGAAATAAAGAGTAACCCATTCTTTGAAGGGGTTGATTGGGAGCATATCAG AGAGAGACCTGCTGCAATTTcaatagaaattaaaagcatTGATGATACCTCAAACTTTGATGAATTTCCAGAATCTGATATCCTTAAACCAACAG TGGCAACAAGCAACCATCCAGAGACTGACTACAAGAACAAAGACTGGGTTTTTATCAATTACACCTACAAGCGTTTTGAAGGTCTGACAGCCCGAGGAGCAATACCATCCTATATGAAAGCAGGAAAGTAA
- the STK38 gene encoding serine/threonine-protein kinase 38 isoform X2 has product MMEEEGLKDEEKRIRRSAHAQKETEFLRLKRTRLGLEDFESLKVIGRGAFGEVRLVQKKDTGHVYAMKILRKADMLEKEQVGHIRAERDILVEADSLWVVKMFYSFQDKLNLYLIMEFLPGGDMMTLLMKKDTLTEEETQFYIAETVLAIDSIHQLGFIHRDIKPDNLLLDSKGHVKLSDFGLCTGLKKAHRTEFYRNLNHSLPSDFTFQNMNSKRKAETWKRNRRQLAFSTVGTPDYIAPEVFMQTGYNKLCDWWSLGVIMYEMLIGYPPFCSETPQETYKKVMNWKETLTFPPEVPISDKAKDLILRFCCEWEHRIGASGVEEIKSNPFFEGVDWEHIRERPAAISIEIKSIDDTSNFDEFPESDILKPTVATSNHPETDYKNKDWVFINYTYKRFEGLTARGAIPSYMKAGK; this is encoded by the exons ATGATGGAAGAAGAAGGCTTAAAAGATGAAGAG AAAAGAATCAGGAGGTCAGCACATGCACAAAAGGAAACGGAGTTTCTTCGCCTAAAGAGAACAAGGCTTGGTCTGGAAGACTTTGAGTCTTTGAAAGTAATAGGCAGAGGAGCATTTGGAGAG GTGCGACTTGTCCAGAAGAAAGATACGGGGCATGTTTATGCAATGAAAATACTACGTAAAGCTGATATGCTTGAAAAAGAGCAG GTTGGCCATATTCGTGCAGAGCGGGACATTCTAGTGGAGGCAGACAGTTTGTGGGTTGTGAAGATGTTCTATAGTTTTCAGGACAAGCTAAACCTCTACCTTATCATGGAGTTCCTGCCTGGAG GTGACATGATGACACTGTTGATGAAAAAAGACACTCTAACAGAAGAAGAGACACAGTTCTATATAGCTGAGACCGTGCTAGCCATTGATTCTATTCATCAGCTGGGTTTTATCCATCGGGACATAAAACCAGACAACCTTCTTCTGGATAGCAAG gGCCATGTGAAACTCTCAGATTTTGGTCTATGTACTGGACTAAAGAAAGCCCACAGAACAGAATTCTATAGAAACTTGAACCATAGTCTTCCTAGTGACTTCA CTTTCCAGAACATGAATtccaaaaggaaagcagagactTGGAAGAGAAATAGACGGCAGTTG GCTTTTTCTACTGTGGGTACTCCGGACTACATTGCCCCTGAAGTTTTCATGCAGACGGGATACAACAAGCTTTGTGACTGGTGGTCACTTGGGGTCATCATGTACGAGATGTTGATCG gttaTCCACCATTCTGTTCTGAGACTCCTCAAGAAACATATAAGAAAGTAATGAATTGGAAAGAGACTCTGACATTTCCTCCAGAAGTTCCAATATCTGATAAAGCAAAGGATCTTATTTTAAG ATTTTGCTGTGAATGGGAGCACAGGATTGGTGCATCTGGCGTGGAGGAAATAAAGAGTAACCCATTCTTTGAAGGGGTTGATTGGGAGCATATCAG AGAGAGACCTGCTGCAATTTcaatagaaattaaaagcatTGATGATACCTCAAACTTTGATGAATTTCCAGAATCTGATATCCTTAAACCAACAG TGGCAACAAGCAACCATCCAGAGACTGACTACAAGAACAAAGACTGGGTTTTTATCAATTACACCTACAAGCGTTTTGAAGGTCTGACAGCCCGAGGAGCAATACCATCCTATATGAAAGCAGGAAAGTAA